A window of Chitinophaga sp. MM2321 contains these coding sequences:
- a CDS encoding sugar porter family MFS transporter: protein MSNAPGGKANKSYIYIIALVASIGGFLFGYDLVIISGALPFLGQSFSLSPAMKGFAVSSAILGSITGPLIGLWLADRLGRRKTMMLAAIFFMISAVGSALAFGIWDFAFWRFVGGLGIGLAMMSSPIYIAELSPPHLRGVLVNVNQLSNVIGINLAVIAGYYFSFDGWGWRWMMISGAVPTIFLILGLLVIPESPRWLVAQKRNAEALRILTRINSAAIAAKELAEIEGSLVKESAGEFKELFQPGIKTAFFIAIILMIFSQINGVNMMLLYAPTIMAEAGISMGSDAILSSIPVYLVIFLCTLAAFPLIKKFSRRGLLITSVSLMTIGHLVMAVNLQQGWPPMFTLIPMFIGTGAFTLGFAPLSWIIVSEIFPNRIRSKALAVVCFFLYVSSFVIAQLFPMITDFFVKHYGNAAGVYLIFAGICFTCVVFCWKKVPETKGLSLEMIGKFWLDDVAAKAQKKEPAIPDL from the coding sequence ATGAGTAATGCACCCGGTGGGAAAGCGAATAAATCGTATATATATATAATAGCCCTGGTAGCTTCCATAGGCGGATTTTTGTTTGGCTATGACCTGGTTATTATTTCGGGTGCGTTGCCATTCCTGGGGCAGTCTTTTAGTCTGTCTCCGGCCATGAAAGGGTTTGCTGTAAGCAGCGCAATATTGGGCTCTATTACAGGGCCTTTAATCGGGTTGTGGCTGGCCGACCGCCTGGGCCGCCGCAAAACGATGATGCTGGCAGCTATCTTTTTTATGATATCCGCAGTAGGAAGTGCGTTGGCTTTTGGTATCTGGGATTTTGCTTTCTGGCGTTTTGTGGGTGGGTTGGGAATTGGGCTGGCCATGATGTCTTCACCTATTTACATTGCTGAGTTGTCTCCTCCGCACCTTCGCGGGGTATTGGTGAATGTAAACCAGTTGTCGAATGTAATAGGCATTAACCTGGCTGTTATTGCCGGCTACTATTTTTCTTTTGATGGCTGGGGCTGGCGCTGGATGATGATTTCAGGCGCTGTACCAACTATCTTTCTCATACTGGGACTGCTGGTCATACCGGAAAGTCCGAGGTGGTTGGTAGCGCAAAAACGCAACGCAGAAGCACTCCGGATATTAACAAGAATTAATAGTGCCGCCATCGCCGCGAAAGAACTGGCGGAGATTGAGGGGAGCCTCGTGAAAGAGTCGGCGGGTGAGTTTAAGGAGTTGTTTCAGCCGGGCATAAAAACGGCTTTTTTTATAGCGATCATACTGATGATCTTCTCACAGATCAACGGCGTAAATATGATGTTGCTGTATGCACCTACTATCATGGCGGAAGCCGGTATCAGCATGGGTTCTGATGCCATACTCAGTTCTATCCCTGTATACCTGGTGATCTTTTTATGCACCCTGGCCGCATTCCCGCTCATTAAAAAATTCAGCAGGAGAGGATTGTTAATTACCAGTGTTTCCCTGATGACTATCGGTCACCTGGTAATGGCGGTTAACCTGCAACAGGGCTGGCCTCCCATGTTTACACTGATCCCGATGTTTATCGGTACCGGTGCCTTTACACTGGGATTTGCGCCACTCAGCTGGATCATTGTATCCGAAATATTTCCTAACCGTATACGGAGTAAGGCGCTTGCAGTGGTCTGCTTTTTCCTCTATGTATCTTCTTTTGTTATTGCACAGCTGTTTCCCATGATTACCGACTTCTTTGTTAAACATTATGGGAATGCTGCCGGCGTATACTTAATCTTTGCCGGTATCTGTTTTACCTGCGTGGTGTTTTGCTGGAAAA
- a CDS encoding AraC family transcriptional regulator: MKPFFATPGDKSLEESVFQVKEINQPYFSTEFHFHHECQLVYVVESAGRRIIGDSIEYFESGELIFVGSETPHVWHNEQQYFTGEKKLVARSLAVYISPDLLVEHLSPFGDIASLKLWLKKAQQGIQFQGKVKNEIVAIMQAMLTQKRMEQIISFISLLQKMTTTKEYRLLAGSNYVNLYSDKDQSRMNDIFTFIFQHFKRDIPLPEIAAVAGINVHSFCRFFKSRTQKSFTRFVNELRIGHACKLMQERNLSMQELSVKSGYNNTTNFNRFFKRIKGKTPREYKKELHNIY; encoded by the coding sequence ATGAAGCCATTTTTTGCTACACCGGGTGATAAAAGTCTGGAAGAAAGTGTTTTCCAGGTAAAGGAAATTAATCAGCCATATTTCTCCACGGAGTTTCATTTTCACCATGAATGCCAGCTGGTGTACGTGGTAGAAAGCGCCGGCCGCCGTATCATAGGAGATAGCATCGAATATTTTGAGAGCGGGGAGTTAATCTTTGTTGGCTCAGAAACACCACATGTATGGCATAATGAACAACAATATTTTACGGGAGAGAAAAAACTGGTAGCCCGTTCCCTGGCGGTATATATTTCGCCTGATTTATTGGTAGAGCATCTTTCTCCGTTTGGTGATATCGCTTCCCTGAAGTTATGGCTCAAAAAAGCGCAGCAGGGTATACAATTTCAGGGGAAAGTGAAAAATGAGATCGTGGCTATTATGCAGGCGATGCTCACGCAAAAAAGAATGGAACAGATCATTTCTTTTATTTCCCTGCTACAGAAAATGACAACCACTAAAGAATACCGGTTATTGGCAGGCAGCAATTATGTAAATCTCTACAGCGATAAAGATCAGTCCAGGATGAATGATATTTTTACATTCATTTTCCAACACTTTAAAAGAGATATTCCTTTGCCGGAAATTGCAGCAGTAGCGGGGATTAACGTACATTCCTTCTGCCGTTTTTTTAAAAGCAGGACACAAAAATCATTTACCCGCTTTGTTAATGAATTGAGGATAGGGCATGCCTGTAAACTGATGCAGGAGAGAAATTTATCCATGCAGGAACTATCCGTCAAATCGGGTTATAATAATACGACCAACTTTAATCGTTTCTTCAAAAGGATCAAAGGTAAAACGCCCAGGGAATACAAAAAAGAACTGCATAATATTTATTGA
- a CDS encoding AraC family transcriptional regulator — protein MQPALEKIFLSDSSSIAVKREITDYMDYPWHYHPEYEIIFVEKSYGIRFMGNHIGNFTDGDLMFIGANLPHVWRNDKDFYQHNEDLKVDVYVIHFQDDSLSSEFFNLVEFTHIKKLFLRAQQGVLINGNDHKEISELIKQVYHSSGIDRLTLFLKTLDKIANTKDYELLSSPGYANSVNMTDTERINKVMNFLMKNYNRDIKIEEVAELVNLSKASFCRYFKSRTNKTCFQLLNEIRILNACKLLIKSDMTITEISYESGYNNLSHFNRQFRLITGLTAKAYARKYLKDI, from the coding sequence ATGCAGCCGGCGCTTGAAAAGATCTTCCTGAGTGATTCCTCTTCCATTGCAGTAAAACGGGAGATTACTGATTATATGGATTACCCGTGGCATTACCATCCGGAATATGAAATCATCTTTGTAGAAAAAAGTTATGGCATCCGGTTTATGGGAAACCATATCGGCAATTTTACGGATGGAGATCTCATGTTTATCGGTGCGAATCTGCCGCATGTGTGGAGAAATGATAAAGATTTCTATCAGCATAATGAAGACCTGAAAGTAGATGTATATGTGATCCATTTCCAGGACGACTCCCTATCATCAGAATTTTTCAACCTTGTTGAATTTACGCACATCAAAAAATTATTTTTACGCGCACAGCAGGGAGTGCTAATCAATGGAAACGACCACAAAGAAATTTCGGAATTAATAAAACAGGTATATCATTCTTCCGGCATAGACCGACTGACCCTATTCTTAAAAACACTCGACAAAATTGCCAATACAAAAGATTATGAATTGCTGTCCAGCCCCGGATACGCCAATTCAGTAAACATGACCGACACTGAGCGGATAAATAAGGTGATGAATTTTCTGATGAAAAATTATAACCGGGATATAAAGATTGAAGAAGTAGCAGAACTCGTAAACCTCAGCAAAGCCTCTTTCTGCAGGTATTTCAAGTCCAGGACAAATAAAACATGCTTCCAGCTGCTCAATGAAATAAGAATATTGAACGCCTGCAAACTGCTCATAAAAAGCGATATGACAATCACGGAAATTTCTTACGAATCCGGCTATAATAACCTGTCGCATTTCAACAGGCAATTCAGACTGATCACGGGGCTAACAGCCAAAGCTTATGCGAGAAAATACCTGAAAGATATCTGA
- a CDS encoding SDR family oxidoreductase: MLLQGKVILITGGASGIGEACALAYAREGAVVAVIDKDPSALRGIQAQLGTPHSFLQADVSQGADVERAITTVLQQYGKLDAIHNNAGIAQPSKPLHETTEAAWNEVMRVNTKSIYYTTFYGIVALKATQGSILNTSSLVGEIGQEQHAAYAGSKGAVNALTKAMALDYAPWGIRVNAVAPAGVWTPMLRQWNLEQPDPARMEQYLDNIHALGYCPGTAEIADVCTFLLSDKARFITGCIMPVSGGAELGYKHQI, encoded by the coding sequence ATGCTCTTACAAGGAAAAGTGATCCTGATCACGGGTGGTGCTTCCGGTATCGGAGAGGCCTGTGCGCTGGCATATGCGCGGGAAGGAGCCGTGGTGGCTGTTATTGATAAAGATCCGTCGGCATTGCGCGGGATACAGGCGCAACTGGGCACCCCACATTCTTTCCTCCAGGCCGATGTGTCGCAGGGTGCAGATGTGGAGCGGGCAATCACGACCGTATTACAACAATACGGAAAGCTGGATGCCATTCACAATAATGCAGGCATTGCGCAACCATCCAAACCGTTGCATGAAACCACCGAAGCAGCCTGGAATGAGGTGATGCGGGTAAATACGAAAAGCATATACTATACAACCTTCTACGGCATCGTTGCACTGAAGGCCACGCAGGGCAGTATTTTAAATACCAGCAGCCTCGTGGGTGAAATAGGCCAGGAACAGCACGCCGCATATGCCGGCAGCAAAGGCGCGGTAAATGCCCTCACCAAAGCAATGGCGCTGGATTACGCACCCTGGGGCATCCGGGTAAATGCAGTTGCCCCGGCCGGTGTATGGACACCGATGTTACGGCAATGGAACCTGGAACAACCAGACCCTGCACGCATGGAACAATACCTGGACAATATTCATGCGCTGGGATATTGTCCAGGCACAGCAGAGATAGCAGACGTATGTACGTTCCTGTTATCAGATAAAGCGCGCTTTATTACCGGATGTATTATGCCGGTAAGTGGTGGCGCAGAATTAGGATACAAACATCAGATTTAA